One Streptomyces sp. R28 DNA window includes the following coding sequences:
- a CDS encoding TetR/AcrR family transcriptional regulator, which produces MSPEQRRALIIAAALPLVAEHGAAVTTGRIARVAGIGEATIFRVFADKDELLDACVAEAISPDHVLRELASVDLELPLAERVTEAAEAMRAHLERIGTVVGALFASGRRRGRPSGEQPTQDDRDASSRALREAVMELLEPDREALRLPSTSIPGPSTRSSGGCTPSASPTATTPAPRTTAASTIPCAPGGSASPTPRATSTRSCRRAERHPYQP; this is translated from the coding sequence ATGAGCCCGGAGCAGCGGCGGGCGTTGATCATCGCCGCTGCCCTGCCCCTCGTCGCCGAGCACGGGGCCGCCGTCACCACCGGGCGGATCGCGCGCGTCGCCGGAATCGGGGAGGCGACGATCTTCCGGGTCTTCGCCGACAAGGACGAACTGCTGGACGCCTGCGTGGCGGAAGCCATCAGCCCCGACCATGTGCTGCGTGAACTCGCCTCCGTAGATCTGGAGTTGCCGCTCGCCGAGCGGGTGACCGAGGCCGCCGAGGCCATGCGCGCGCATCTGGAGCGGATCGGCACCGTGGTCGGAGCGCTGTTCGCGTCGGGGCGACGGCGCGGGCGCCCCTCCGGTGAGCAGCCCACACAGGACGACCGCGACGCCTCCAGCCGCGCCCTGCGCGAAGCCGTCATGGAGCTGCTCGAACCCGACCGCGAGGCCCTGCGGCTGCCTTCGACGTCGATCCCGGGACCTTCGACGCGATCCTCGGGCGGCTGCACACCCTCGGCGTCCCCTACGGCAACGACCCCTGCGCCCCGGACAACGGCCGCGTCGACCATCCCCTGTGCGCCCGGGGGCTCTGCTTCGCCGACGCCACGGGCAACCTCTACGAGGTCATGTCGCCGCGCTGAGCGTCACCCGTATCAGCCCTGA
- a CDS encoding VOC family protein, giving the protein MTVQLNHTIVAAHDKKASARFLADILGLAVSPQYGPFVPVEIPNGVTLDYLDSPGSITPQHYAFLVSEDDFDTIFGRIREAGLTHWADPYHRRPGEINHHDGGRGTYFEDPNGHNLEILTRPYGSGD; this is encoded by the coding sequence ATGACCGTCCAGCTCAACCACACCATCGTCGCCGCGCACGACAAGAAGGCGTCGGCCCGGTTCCTCGCCGACATCCTGGGCCTGGCGGTGAGCCCGCAGTACGGCCCGTTCGTCCCGGTCGAGATCCCCAACGGTGTGACCTTGGACTACCTGGACTCGCCCGGCTCCATCACGCCGCAGCACTACGCGTTCCTGGTGTCGGAGGACGACTTCGACACGATCTTCGGCCGGATACGCGAGGCCGGACTGACGCACTGGGCGGATCCCTACCACCGCCGCCCGGGCGAGATCAACCACCACGACGGCGGCCGCGGCACGTACTTCGAAGACCCGAACGGCCACAACCTGGAGATCCTGACAAGGCCGTACGGCAGCGGCGACTGA
- a CDS encoding ABC transporter substrate-binding protein, producing MRAVGTKAVLAAAVVAGLLVGCSSSADGGGGGAEREDGSRSQVIGASEGDAPSAAPSALADGMGADTDEDGAFPRTVKHFQGSTTLKAEPEKIAVLSTGQLDDLLSLGIVPTATTRADNAGLVPDYLADAFPKDKGRLAAMTDAGTRQAPNLESLAAARPDLILANDSLGDLYPKLSKIAPTVITAGNGINWKRDLLLVGEAVGKGQQAQELLGDIAREAKEKGRGIDGDPAVSMVRFTPDRTRMFGISSFTGSIAVDMGLKRPKSQQFHAISEDIGPESVDTADGDWIFYSVQGDAAKTDAASIVAGPLWKSMKAVEAGHAVKVDDDPWYLNAGPTAARLVVRQLAEHVGK from the coding sequence ATGCGGGCTGTCGGGACGAAGGCCGTTCTGGCCGCGGCCGTCGTCGCAGGGCTGCTCGTCGGCTGCTCGTCCTCGGCGGACGGCGGTGGCGGCGGCGCCGAGAGGGAGGACGGCTCGCGCAGCCAGGTGATCGGTGCCTCCGAAGGCGACGCACCCTCCGCCGCGCCCAGCGCCCTCGCCGACGGCATGGGCGCCGACACCGACGAGGACGGCGCCTTCCCGCGCACCGTCAAGCACTTCCAGGGCAGCACGACCCTCAAGGCCGAGCCCGAGAAGATCGCCGTCCTCAGCACCGGGCAACTCGACGACCTGCTCTCCCTCGGCATCGTGCCCACGGCCACCACCCGCGCCGACAACGCCGGGCTCGTACCGGACTACCTCGCCGACGCCTTCCCCAAGGACAAGGGCCGGCTCGCCGCGATGACCGACGCGGGCACCCGCCAGGCCCCCAACCTCGAGTCGCTCGCCGCCGCCAGGCCCGACCTGATCCTCGCCAACGACTCGCTCGGCGACCTCTACCCCAAGCTCTCGAAGATCGCGCCCACCGTGATCACCGCCGGCAACGGCATCAACTGGAAGCGCGACCTGCTGCTCGTCGGCGAGGCCGTCGGCAAGGGGCAGCAGGCGCAGGAGCTGCTCGGTGACATCGCCCGCGAGGCGAAGGAGAAGGGGCGGGGCATCGACGGGGACCCCGCCGTCTCCATGGTGCGGTTCACGCCGGACCGCACCCGGATGTTCGGCATCTCGTCCTTCACCGGGTCCATCGCCGTGGACATGGGGCTGAAGCGGCCCAAGTCGCAGCAGTTCCACGCCATTTCGGAGGACATCGGCCCCGAGAGCGTCGACACCGCCGACGGTGACTGGATCTTCTACTCCGTACAGGGGGACGCGGCGAAGACGGACGCCGCGAGCATCGTGGCCGGGCCGCTGTGGAAGTCGATGAAGGCGGTCGAGGCCGGGCACGCCGTGAAGGTGGACGACGACCCGTGGTATCTCAACGCCGGTCCCACGGCCGCGCGTCTGGTCGTACGACAGCTCGCCGAGCACGTCGGCAAGTGA